The following proteins are encoded in a genomic region of Desertibacillus haloalkaliphilus:
- a CDS encoding YqhG family protein: MQQQDIHDYLERYFIANDCQVIDKTDGHLHVQLSIDLDKRLMNRPFYWHYLEKTGGVPNPMQMQIITDEANAPEQQKGEKVHFGSPRLHQIFQSTKELGGFIRLYENIDRGSNQSIPLQPWLCLNVKVSYQCDRKKDVIYSLGLNLIHGQIVDGFFDQLVDRSLTPKIPDYCFTLSPLIKPKSGLLRLEKLIYNLIEQEDEKWAIEARERLAEDLNLLDRFYEENEEKPETYHREKEAIESQYKPKIKVNVINGGMFYLHQQVF; the protein is encoded by the coding sequence ATGCAGCAACAAGACATTCATGATTACCTAGAACGCTACTTTATAGCCAATGACTGTCAAGTTATTGACAAGACTGATGGTCACCTGCACGTACAATTATCCATTGATCTTGACAAACGGTTAATGAATCGACCCTTTTATTGGCACTACCTAGAAAAAACAGGTGGTGTCCCAAATCCAATGCAAATGCAAATCATCACAGACGAAGCAAATGCGCCTGAACAACAGAAAGGTGAAAAAGTACATTTCGGTTCACCACGTCTCCATCAAATCTTTCAGTCAACAAAAGAGTTAGGTGGGTTTATTCGCTTGTATGAGAACATTGATCGTGGGAGTAATCAATCCATCCCACTTCAACCTTGGCTATGTTTAAATGTTAAGGTTTCTTATCAATGTGACCGAAAAAAGGATGTGATTTACTCTCTAGGGCTAAATTTGATTCATGGACAAATTGTAGATGGATTTTTTGACCAATTAGTCGATCGTTCGTTAACACCAAAAATTCCAGATTATTGTTTTACATTATCTCCATTAATCAAACCAAAAAGTGGACTCCTTCGACTTGAAAAGTTAATCTATAACTTGATTGAACAAGAAGATGAAAAGTGGGCCATTGAAGCAAGAGAGCGACTAGCCGAAGACCTAAACCTACTCGATCGCTTTTATGAAGAAAATGAGGAAAAACCCGAAACATACCATCGCGAAAAAGAAGCAATTGAAAGTCAATATAAACCAAAAATTAAAGTTAATGTCATTAATGGTGGCATGTTTTATTTACACCAGCAAGTATTTTAA
- a CDS encoding DUF2759 domain-containing protein — MFLAINLLLVAILCAFGVLREMRRKNFIGVAFAGASLLVFGWFSIMTILGGGA; from the coding sequence ATGTTTCTTGCTATTAACTTATTATTAGTTGCAATTCTTTGCGCGTTCGGTGTACTCCGAGAAATGCGCAGAAAGAACTTTATTGGAGTTGCTTTCGCTGGAGCATCACTACTTGTCTTTGGTTGGTTTTCAATCATGACGATTCTTGGTGGCGGTGCATAG
- a CDS encoding MBL fold metallo-hydrolase: protein MNWEQIPLGPLQTNAYVLSNNEGEAIIFDPGGEGEKLITYLKEKKLRPLAILLTHAHFDHIGAVDDVRNEYVIDVYLHENEKDWLRDGSKNGSALFLGNQEISIGEPDQLITEEGKLTIGSFTFSTYETPGHSPGSVSFYHAESNTVFSGDALFSGSIGRTDLPGGDHQLLLTSIHRKLLELPEETTVACGHGPTTTIAQEMDANPFLSGF, encoded by the coding sequence ATGAACTGGGAACAAATCCCCTTAGGACCGTTACAAACAAACGCATATGTACTATCAAATAACGAAGGAGAAGCTATTATTTTTGATCCGGGTGGAGAAGGAGAAAAACTAATCACATATTTAAAAGAAAAAAAACTTCGTCCGCTAGCGATTTTATTAACACATGCACACTTTGACCATATCGGGGCTGTGGATGATGTTAGAAACGAATATGTCATCGATGTTTACCTACATGAGAATGAAAAAGATTGGTTACGTGATGGTAGCAAAAATGGTTCAGCCCTCTTTCTAGGGAACCAAGAAATTTCTATTGGTGAACCCGACCAACTGATCACAGAAGAAGGAAAACTGACGATCGGCTCTTTTACGTTCTCAACCTACGAAACACCTGGCCATTCACCGGGGAGTGTTTCCTTTTACCATGCAGAAAGTAACACCGTTTTTTCAGGTGACGCCCTATTTTCTGGTAGTATTGGTCGAACTGACTTGCCAGGTGGTGATCACCAACTATTACTAACGAGTATTCATCGAAAACTATTAGAGCTACCTGAGGAAACGACAGTGGCCTGTGGACACGGTCCAACTACAACGATTGCTCAAGAAATGGATGCGAACCCATTTTTATCTGGGTTCTAA